One genomic region from Haloprofundus salinisoli encodes:
- a CDS encoding winged helix-turn-helix transcriptional regulator, whose protein sequence is MSDRVDEEKRAMLRRFAALGAAVPFARLDGSDDESRSDVRDALVGYLSTTPGAHFSKVRDDLRLGTGETQHHLDKLLSEGVVLSRRDGDYRRFFPARRFSAFEQVALGYLRRDTPRKMLLELLRDPGATGVQLAEAADVSTATVSSYRKQLEDAGLLATEGGLAVERPETLIMLLVRYADSFGTETIAFASEADDLVVYNA, encoded by the coding sequence ATGTCCGACCGGGTAGACGAAGAGAAACGAGCGATGCTCCGCCGGTTCGCCGCACTCGGCGCGGCGGTTCCGTTCGCTCGTCTCGACGGTTCCGACGACGAGTCGCGCAGCGACGTCCGCGACGCCCTCGTCGGCTATCTGTCGACGACCCCCGGCGCTCACTTCTCGAAAGTGCGCGACGACCTCCGTCTCGGAACCGGCGAGACGCAGCACCACCTCGACAAACTGCTCTCGGAAGGTGTCGTCCTCTCGCGGCGCGACGGCGACTACCGCCGATTCTTCCCGGCGCGGCGATTCTCCGCGTTCGAACAGGTCGCACTCGGCTATCTCCGCCGTGACACGCCGCGGAAGATGCTTCTCGAACTGCTCCGAGATCCCGGGGCGACCGGCGTCCAACTCGCCGAAGCCGCCGACGTATCGACGGCGACGGTGAGTTCGTACAGAAAACAGTTGGAAGACGCCGGCCTCCTCGCAACGGAGGGTGGCCTCGCCGTCGAACGGCCGGAGACACTCATCATGTTGCTCGTGCGGTACGCCGACTCCTTCGGGACCGAAACCATCGCGTTCGCAAGCGAAGCAGACGATCTCGTGGTCTACAACGCCTAG
- a CDS encoding DUF7123 family protein, with protein sequence MSVTTATELSDKQQRILRYLRTHAATKTYFKSRLIAEELGLSAKEVGANMTAILDGDFDVTVEKWGYSSGTTWKVST encoded by the coding sequence ATGAGCGTTACCACGGCCACCGAGCTCAGTGATAAACAGCAACGAATCCTCAGGTACCTTCGGACGCACGCCGCGACGAAGACGTACTTCAAGTCGCGTCTCATCGCCGAGGAGCTGGGACTGAGCGCCAAGGAAGTCGGCGCGAACATGACTGCCATCCTCGACGGGGATTTCGACGTGACGGTCGAAAAGTGGGGTTACTCGTCGGGGACGACGTGGAAAGTTAGCACGTAA
- a CDS encoding flippase-like domain-containing protein — protein sequence MHRVTMDRPVEVSVVLPAYNEEHTIEETVRTTLETLAAFLPREAVEVIVAEDGCDDRTPEIADQLAAEDSRVRHFHSDERLGRGGALERAFEAANGETLVYFDTDLATDMRHLEELVERVRTEGYDVATGSRWMPDRVADRPAKRGVPSRAYNGLVRLFLRSELRDHQCGFKAMSREAFYLLKDDIQDNHWFWDTELLVRAQREGLRVAEFSVDWEPKGDTKVDLVRDIFGMGSQIGRTWWELSVRPRIDRRVTMAAGIALTLVALALMTVYLDPQAVLDVMGAADPALVLLAAVVYLVSWPIRGLRYRDILAELGFHEKTSFLTGAIFISQTGNLVFPARAGDAVRAYVVKARRGIPYPSGFASLAAERVFDLLTITVLAGTVLLGIVATGNTSALIEGLLGSGGEVGAENRRAGRTAAVVAAGVGLAAILAVVGIVASARSDRNLVRKALGRFSSDSYADYVAGIVEQFVVDLQRAAGRRDAFARVGVSSLAIWSLDVVTAILVLVALGANAEMSVVTLVAVSFFAVSVGNLAKVLPLSPGGIGLYEGAFTILVVALSPVSVTVAVGAAILDHAVKNVVTVLGGVASMLSLNVSLTKAVEESANARDQAEPVDSD from the coding sequence ATGCATAGAGTGACAATGGACCGTCCGGTCGAGGTCAGCGTCGTCCTTCCTGCGTATAACGAAGAACATACGATAGAGGAGACGGTGCGGACCACGCTTGAGACACTTGCAGCGTTCCTCCCGCGCGAGGCCGTCGAGGTCATCGTCGCAGAGGACGGGTGCGACGACCGCACCCCGGAGATTGCCGACCAGTTGGCCGCCGAGGACAGCCGAGTTCGTCACTTTCACTCCGACGAACGGCTCGGTCGAGGCGGGGCGTTAGAACGGGCCTTCGAGGCCGCCAACGGTGAGACGCTGGTCTACTTCGACACCGACCTCGCCACGGATATGCGCCACCTCGAGGAGCTGGTCGAACGCGTCCGTACCGAGGGGTACGACGTCGCTACCGGTTCGCGGTGGATGCCCGACCGCGTCGCGGACCGACCCGCCAAGCGGGGTGTCCCGAGTAGGGCGTACAACGGGTTGGTTCGACTGTTCCTGCGGTCGGAGCTTCGAGACCACCAGTGCGGTTTCAAGGCGATGAGCCGCGAGGCGTTCTACCTGCTGAAAGACGACATCCAGGACAACCACTGGTTCTGGGACACCGAACTGCTGGTCCGCGCACAGCGGGAGGGTCTCCGAGTCGCGGAGTTCTCCGTCGACTGGGAGCCGAAAGGCGACACGAAAGTCGACCTCGTCCGCGACATCTTCGGGATGGGCAGTCAGATCGGTCGCACTTGGTGGGAGCTTTCGGTCCGGCCGCGAATCGACCGCCGGGTGACGATGGCGGCGGGTATCGCGCTCACCCTCGTCGCCCTGGCGCTCATGACCGTCTACCTCGACCCGCAGGCGGTGCTCGACGTGATGGGCGCGGCGGACCCGGCGCTCGTGCTCCTGGCCGCCGTGGTCTACCTCGTCTCGTGGCCGATTCGAGGGCTCCGCTACCGCGACATCCTCGCGGAGCTCGGCTTCCACGAGAAGACGAGCTTCCTGACGGGCGCGATCTTCATCAGCCAGACGGGTAACCTCGTGTTCCCCGCTCGCGCCGGCGATGCGGTCCGCGCCTACGTCGTGAAGGCGCGCCGAGGTATCCCGTATCCGTCGGGGTTCGCCTCGCTAGCCGCAGAGCGCGTCTTCGACCTGCTCACCATCACGGTGTTGGCGGGGACGGTGCTTCTGGGAATCGTTGCGACGGGCAACACCTCGGCGCTCATCGAAGGGTTGCTCGGAAGCGGCGGAGAAGTCGGAGCCGAGAACAGACGTGCGGGCCGGACGGCGGCCGTCGTCGCCGCCGGCGTCGGCCTCGCGGCGATACTTGCCGTCGTCGGTATCGTCGCCAGCGCCCGCTCCGACCGCAATCTCGTCCGGAAGGCGCTCGGCCGGTTCTCTTCGGACTCCTACGCCGACTACGTGGCGGGCATCGTCGAGCAGTTCGTCGTCGACCTCCAACGGGCCGCCGGTCGCCGCGACGCGTTCGCCCGCGTCGGCGTCAGCAGTCTCGCCATCTGGTCGCTGGACGTCGTGACGGCGATTCTCGTGCTCGTCGCGCTGGGGGCGAACGCCGAGATGTCCGTCGTCACGCTCGTGGCCGTGAGTTTCTTCGCGGTCAGCGTCGGCAACCTGGCGAAGGTGCTCCCGCTCTCGCCGGGCGGCATCGGCCTCTACGAGGGTGCGTTCACCATCCTCGTCGTCGCGCTCAGCCCCGTGTCGGTCACCGTCGCGGTGGGCGCGGCGATTCTCGACCACGCGGTGAAGAACGTCGTCACCGTCCTCGGCGGCGTCGCGTCGATGCTGTCGCTCAACGTCTCGCTCACCAAAGCGGTCGAAGAGAGCGCCAACGCGCGCGATCAGGCCGAACCGGTCGACTCCGACTGA
- a CDS encoding DUF84 family protein, with protein sequence MRIAVGSENPVKRAAVEAVVEDATVEAVAVSSGVPEQPRGHAETIAGAEARAWQAVDAGEYDYGVGLEGGVATFGEFGDLYLVMWAAVTDGIRVGRGAGPSVRLPPRIAARIRGGEELGPVMDDTLDTTGIAKGEGAAGVLTGGRIDRETALSTAVAGALGPFVSGLY encoded by the coding sequence ATGCGAATCGCCGTCGGGAGCGAGAATCCGGTCAAGAGAGCCGCGGTCGAAGCCGTCGTCGAGGACGCGACGGTCGAAGCGGTCGCCGTCTCCTCGGGCGTCCCGGAACAGCCGCGGGGCCACGCGGAGACCATCGCCGGCGCTGAGGCGCGGGCGTGGCAGGCGGTCGACGCGGGCGAGTACGACTACGGCGTCGGATTAGAGGGTGGTGTCGCGACGTTCGGTGAGTTCGGCGACCTGTATCTGGTGATGTGGGCCGCGGTCACGGACGGTATCCGAGTCGGCCGGGGCGCGGGGCCGAGCGTCCGCCTCCCGCCGAGAATCGCCGCGCGCATCCGCGGCGGCGAGGAACTCGGCCCGGTGATGGACGATACGCTCGACACGACGGGAATCGCGAAAGGAGAAGGCGCTGCGGGCGTGTTGACCGGCGGCCGAATCGACCGCGAGACGGCGCTTTCGACGGCCGTCGCGGGAGCGCTCGGCCCGTTCGTCTCAGGACTGTACTGA
- a CDS encoding helical backbone metal receptor, whose amino-acid sequence MTDADTERPDVVSLAPSTTATLDAMGAADSLLGATTHCDAGVPAVGGWLNPDYDRLAELDPELVCTCDALQREVRDELGSRGYRVHHVEPATLADVLDTFVAVGEAVGHSDAGEALRADAEARLDAVAERVADEPRPVVYCEEWSDPPMAAGNWVPDAVAAAGGRYPFVAPGERSREIDAERIVDARPDYAILHICGRGERVDPSVVAERDWAGDPEVHVVDDSLLNQPSPRLVDGIEALSEILH is encoded by the coding sequence ATGACCGATGCCGACACGGAGCGACCCGACGTAGTGTCGCTCGCACCGAGCACGACGGCGACGCTCGACGCGATGGGTGCGGCCGACAGTCTGCTCGGGGCGACGACCCACTGCGACGCCGGCGTTCCCGCGGTGGGCGGGTGGCTCAACCCGGATTACGACCGTCTCGCGGAGCTCGACCCCGAGTTGGTCTGTACGTGCGACGCCCTCCAGCGGGAGGTTCGAGACGAACTCGGGAGTCGAGGCTACCGCGTCCACCACGTCGAACCGGCTACGCTCGCGGACGTACTCGACACGTTCGTCGCCGTCGGCGAAGCGGTCGGCCATTCGGATGCGGGCGAAGCGCTCCGCGCCGACGCCGAAGCGCGGCTCGACGCCGTCGCCGAGCGAGTCGCCGACGAACCTCGGCCCGTCGTCTACTGCGAGGAGTGGTCCGACCCGCCGATGGCCGCCGGCAACTGGGTTCCGGACGCCGTCGCCGCCGCCGGGGGTCGGTACCCGTTCGTCGCCCCCGGCGAACGCTCCCGCGAGATCGACGCCGAGCGCATCGTCGATGCGAGGCCCGACTACGCGATTCTCCACATCTGCGGCCGCGGCGAGCGCGTCGACCCGAGCGTCGTCGCCGAGCGCGACTGGGCGGGCGACCCCGAGGTCCACGTCGTCGACGACTCGCTTCTGAACCAGCCGAGTCCGCGACTCGTCGACGGTATCGAGGCGCTCTCGGAGATACTCCACTGA
- a CDS encoding transcription initiation factor IIB, with protein sequence MSERMYTRRTDEQEKEKTESDESVQCPECGGHVVTDTEHGETLCEDCGLVVSEDSVDRGPEWRAFDAREKDQKSRVGAPTTNTMHDKGLSTNIDWRNKDAYGNSLGSRQRQKMQRLRKWNERFRTRDSKERNLKQALGEIDRMASALGLPKNVRETASVIYRRALGEDLLPGRSIEGVATACVYAAARMAGVPRSLDEIADVSRIEKSEVARTYRYVVRELKLEVKPADPEQYVPRFASSLGLSEEAEHRARQLLKNAKEKGVHSGKSPVGLAAAAVYAAALLTNEKTTQAAVSDVADISEVTIRNRYHELLEAEEGVGVA encoded by the coding sequence ATGAGCGAACGGATGTACACCCGACGAACGGACGAACAGGAAAAAGAGAAAACCGAGAGCGACGAGTCTGTACAGTGTCCAGAGTGCGGCGGGCACGTCGTCACCGACACCGAACACGGCGAGACGCTCTGTGAGGACTGCGGCCTCGTCGTCAGCGAGGACTCCGTCGACCGCGGCCCCGAGTGGCGCGCCTTCGACGCCCGCGAGAAAGACCAGAAGTCCCGCGTCGGCGCGCCGACGACGAACACGATGCACGACAAGGGGCTGTCGACGAACATCGACTGGCGGAACAAGGACGCCTACGGCAACTCGCTGGGGTCGCGGCAGCGCCAGAAGATGCAGCGCCTCCGCAAGTGGAACGAGCGCTTCCGCACCCGTGACTCGAAAGAGCGCAACCTGAAGCAGGCGCTCGGCGAGATCGACCGCATGGCCTCGGCGCTCGGTCTGCCGAAGAACGTCCGCGAGACGGCGTCGGTCATCTACCGCCGCGCGCTCGGCGAGGACCTGCTCCCCGGTCGCTCCATCGAGGGCGTCGCCACCGCCTGCGTCTACGCCGCCGCGCGGATGGCGGGCGTCCCCCGGAGCCTCGACGAGATCGCCGACGTCTCCCGCATCGAGAAGAGCGAGGTCGCCCGGACGTACCGCTACGTCGTCCGCGAACTCAAACTCGAAGTGAAACCCGCCGACCCCGAACAGTACGTCCCCCGATTTGCCTCGTCGCTCGGGCTCTCCGAGGAGGCCGAACACCGCGCTCGCCAGTTGCTCAAAAACGCCAAGGAGAAAGGCGTCCACTCGGGCAAGTCGCCGGTCGGACTCGCCGCCGCGGCCGTCTACGCCGCCGCGCTGCTGACGAACGAGAAGACGACGCAAGCCGCCGTCTCGGACGTCGCCGACATCAGCGAAGTCACCATCCGCAACCGCTACCACGAGCTGCTCGAAGCCGAAGAAGGCGTCGGCGTCGCGTAA
- a CDS encoding TrkH family potassium uptake protein — MGIRDSLALVSRPTLSRLGLSSLRVDVRGCLALIGKITKYLSVLLAIPLLFALYEGVDVMPFAVTLVLVLAVGAPLERVSSDTEPGPREGYLIVALTWLILPVVGAIPFVLAGNGVIADPVNALFESMSGTTTTGATVIVDFDAHSRPIMLWRSLIQWLGGLSILVLAVAVLSELSVGGAQLMETETATTSVRKLTPRIEGTARLLGTLYLGLTTVTVVGLYGLHLVGFAPEMTLFDAVNHAFTSISTSGFSPRADSIAAFSPAVQWAVIPVMFVGATNFVIIYRFTRGKYDAPLRSEEFRVYVGIVAFLSLFVAGLLVVEPHQQYSIEETLRHATFQVVSILTTTGYASANFDLWSPSAKNVLFLCMFFGGMVGSTTCSIKLLRWLVIVKSLRRDLFTAVHPSAVRPVRLDGDVVDEDSIRQMYAYTMLNIVIFACATVFVIADAARVGLSLTELEALGASAATFLNIGPGFGLAGPFGSYVEFPATTKLVMVVLMWVGRIEVIPVLVLLTRTYWRD, encoded by the coding sequence ATGGGAATTCGGGACTCTCTCGCACTCGTGTCCCGCCCGACGCTGTCCCGTCTCGGCCTCTCGTCACTCCGCGTCGACGTCAGGGGGTGTCTCGCGCTCATCGGCAAGATAACGAAGTATCTCTCGGTACTGCTTGCGATTCCGCTGCTGTTCGCGCTGTACGAGGGCGTCGACGTGATGCCGTTCGCCGTGACGCTCGTACTCGTCCTCGCCGTCGGTGCGCCGCTCGAACGAGTCAGTTCCGACACCGAACCGGGCCCGCGGGAGGGGTATCTCATCGTCGCGCTGACGTGGCTCATCCTGCCGGTCGTCGGCGCGATTCCGTTCGTGCTCGCGGGCAACGGCGTCATCGCCGACCCCGTGAACGCGCTGTTCGAGAGCATGAGCGGGACGACGACGACGGGTGCGACGGTCATCGTCGACTTCGACGCTCACTCCCGTCCGATCATGCTGTGGCGGTCGCTCATCCAGTGGCTCGGCGGCCTCTCCATCCTCGTCCTCGCCGTCGCCGTCCTCTCGGAGCTGTCGGTCGGCGGCGCGCAACTGATGGAGACGGAGACGGCGACGACGAGCGTCCGGAAACTGACGCCGCGCATCGAGGGGACGGCCCGTCTCTTGGGGACGCTCTATCTCGGGCTGACCACGGTGACCGTCGTCGGGTTGTACGGTCTCCACCTCGTCGGGTTCGCCCCCGAGATGACGCTGTTCGACGCGGTCAACCACGCGTTCACGAGCATCTCCACGAGCGGGTTCTCGCCGCGCGCCGACAGCATCGCGGCGTTTTCGCCGGCCGTCCAGTGGGCCGTTATCCCCGTGATGTTCGTCGGCGCGACGAACTTCGTCATCATCTACCGCTTCACGCGAGGCAAGTACGACGCCCCGCTGCGGAGCGAGGAGTTCCGCGTCTACGTCGGTATCGTCGCGTTTCTCTCGCTTTTCGTCGCGGGACTGCTCGTCGTCGAACCCCACCAGCAGTACTCGATAGAGGAGACGCTCCGCCACGCGACGTTTCAGGTCGTCTCCATCCTGACGACGACGGGCTACGCGAGCGCGAACTTCGACCTCTGGTCGCCGTCGGCGAAGAACGTGCTCTTTCTCTGCATGTTCTTCGGGGGGATGGTCGGCAGCACGACCTGTTCTATCAAGTTACTCCGCTGGCTCGTCATCGTGAAATCACTCCGTCGGGATCTCTTCACGGCCGTCCACCCGAGTGCGGTCCGTCCGGTGCGACTCGACGGCGACGTCGTCGACGAGGACAGCATCCGGCAGATGTACGCCTACACGATGCTGAACATCGTCATCTTCGCCTGCGCGACGGTGTTCGTCATCGCCGACGCCGCCCGCGTCGGTCTCTCGCTCACCGAACTGGAGGCGCTCGGCGCGAGCGCCGCGACGTTTCTCAACATCGGCCCCGGCTTCGGCCTCGCGGGGCCGTTCGGAAGCTACGTGGAGTTCCCGGCGACGACGAAACTCGTGATGGTCGTGCTCATGTGGGTCGGCCGTATCGAAGTCATCCCCGTGCTCGTCCTCCTGACGCGGACGTACTGGCGGGACTGA
- a CDS encoding DNA-methyltransferase, which translates to MQTEHVHRLGDAAALDGVETGSVELVVTSPPYPMISLWDDLFSARDPAVAEALDEDDADTAFDRMHAQLDAVWDEVVRVLAPGGILCVNVGDATRSVGEVFRQFPNHARVLSALRERGLRPLPDVLWRKPTNRLTKFMGSGTLPPNAYVTLEHEYILVFRKGGPRQFEAGDDRRYESAFFWEERNEWFSDLWTLTGTDQTLAAPGDSRERSAAFPLELPLRLIRMYSVYGDTVLDPFLGTGTTTLAAMLSGRNSVGYELDATVLDAFDRRLDGLAERSRERARERVARHESFVAETDAEVAHRATNYDFSVVTKQERRVRLYTVSDVDVVDRTEDERRYVVSHAPYEG; encoded by the coding sequence GTGCAGACCGAACACGTCCATCGACTCGGTGACGCCGCAGCGCTGGACGGTGTGGAGACGGGGTCCGTCGAACTGGTGGTCACGTCGCCGCCGTATCCGATGATTTCACTGTGGGACGACCTCTTTTCGGCGCGCGACCCGGCGGTCGCCGAGGCGTTGGACGAAGACGACGCCGACACCGCCTTCGACCGGATGCACGCCCAGCTCGACGCGGTGTGGGACGAAGTCGTTCGCGTGCTCGCGCCGGGCGGCATCCTCTGTGTCAACGTCGGCGACGCGACGCGGTCGGTCGGGGAAGTGTTCCGGCAGTTTCCGAACCACGCGCGGGTGCTGTCTGCGCTCCGGGAGCGAGGGCTTCGCCCTCTTCCGGACGTGCTCTGGCGGAAACCGACGAACCGCCTGACGAAGTTCATGGGGTCAGGGACGCTGCCGCCGAACGCCTACGTCACGCTCGAGCACGAGTATATCCTCGTGTTCAGGAAGGGCGGCCCCCGCCAGTTCGAGGCGGGCGACGACCGCCGCTACGAGAGCGCCTTCTTCTGGGAGGAGCGAAACGAGTGGTTCTCGGACCTCTGGACGCTCACCGGTACGGACCAGACGCTGGCGGCACCCGGCGACAGCCGCGAGCGCTCGGCGGCGTTCCCGCTGGAGCTGCCGCTTCGACTGATTCGGATGTACTCGGTGTACGGCGACACCGTGTTGGACCCCTTCCTCGGGACCGGAACGACGACGCTGGCCGCGATGCTCTCGGGGCGCAACTCGGTCGGCTACGAACTCGATGCGACGGTGCTCGACGCGTTCGACCGCCGCTTGGACGGACTCGCCGAACGGTCCCGCGAGCGGGCCCGAGAGCGGGTCGCCCGGCACGAATCGTTCGTCGCCGAGACGGACGCCGAGGTAGCCCACCGCGCCACCAACTACGACTTCTCGGTCGTGACGAAACAGGAACGGCGCGTTCGACTGTACACCGTCTCGGACGTCGACGTGGTCGACCGGACCGAAGACGAACGTCGATACGTCGTCTCGCACGCCCCTTACGAGGGCTGA
- a CDS encoding type I 3-dehydroquinate dehydratase: protein MEFHSFALAASTADLRPVQEMPAVREHADIVEFRLDLATDPLEALDDYDGDLPVLVTNRADWEGGEAADEGRLATLESAFDHDAVVAVDLELAALGPHGPNVPSAVDLRSAARERGLTVVTSVHDFQKTPPMANLQSLLSAACEAGDVGKLAVTATDHSDSLALLSVTHEATTAGHRVATMAMGEPGRHTRAVAPVYGSKIGYAPPRAESATAPGQYDLQTLAKLVRQL, encoded by the coding sequence ATGGAGTTCCACTCGTTCGCACTGGCGGCCAGTACGGCCGACCTGAGGCCGGTACAGGAGATGCCCGCGGTACGAGAACACGCCGACATCGTCGAGTTCCGGTTGGACCTCGCGACGGATCCGCTGGAAGCGCTCGACGACTACGACGGCGACCTGCCGGTACTCGTGACGAACCGCGCCGACTGGGAGGGCGGAGAGGCGGCGGACGAGGGCCGACTGGCGACGCTCGAATCGGCGTTCGACCACGACGCCGTCGTCGCCGTCGACCTCGAACTCGCCGCGCTCGGCCCCCACGGCCCGAACGTTCCAAGCGCCGTCGACCTCCGATCGGCGGCCAGAGAACGCGGTCTCACCGTCGTCACGTCCGTTCACGACTTCCAGAAGACGCCGCCGATGGCGAACCTGCAGAGTCTGCTGTCGGCGGCGTGTGAGGCCGGCGACGTCGGGAAACTGGCGGTGACGGCCACCGACCACTCGGACAGCCTCGCACTCCTCTCGGTGACCCACGAGGCGACGACGGCCGGCCACCGGGTGGCGACGATGGCGATGGGCGAACCGGGCCGCCACACCCGCGCCGTCGCGCCGGTGTACGGGTCGAAAATCGGCTACGCGCCGCCGCGCGCCGAGAGCGCGACCGCCCCCGGGCAGTACGACCTCCAGACGCTCGCGAAACTGGTGCGACAGCTCTGA
- a CDS encoding zinc ribbon domain-containing protein, whose amino-acid sequence MADTPRRALVAAVLGTVFATVGVAGVAHLYLRRWRRGVSWFLFVFGSAVGLVFALNPSTLSISAVLAEPISTLTSATVEPSAVYPPLLFLLGLSVYDACRIAIKPAASSDGGVSCPVCGYPLDAELEFCHWCSSAIAWSEPGAESDR is encoded by the coding sequence ATGGCCGACACACCCCGACGTGCACTCGTCGCCGCCGTTCTCGGGACGGTGTTCGCCACCGTCGGGGTCGCAGGTGTCGCCCACCTGTATCTCCGGCGGTGGCGCCGCGGCGTGAGTTGGTTTCTGTTCGTCTTCGGCAGCGCCGTGGGGCTCGTGTTCGCGCTGAACCCGTCGACGCTGTCGATATCGGCGGTGCTCGCGGAACCGATCTCGACGCTCACGTCGGCGACCGTCGAACCTTCGGCCGTCTACCCGCCGCTTCTGTTCCTCCTGGGACTCAGCGTCTACGACGCCTGCCGCATCGCCATCAAACCGGCGGCGTCGAGCGACGGGGGCGTCTCCTGTCCGGTCTGCGGCTATCCGCTGGACGCCGAACTGGAGTTCTGTCACTGGTGTAGCTCGGCCATCGCGTGGTCCGAGCCCGGTGCCGAGTCGGACCGCTGA